The Puniceicoccaceae bacterium genome segment TCTGTAAACTTGCCACTTGCACTGGCAAAAACCAGGAACACTGCGATCAATCCACTGAGGACCCATCCGATACGTTGTTGAGTAGAAGATTTCATAGTATGGATAAGGTATTGATTTTATGTCATTTTTCCAGGAACAGGAGCTAGCGGACGAATCTCAATGGTGCCCTTTTTTGCCGGCGAAAGACGACTGGCAATCGCCAGTGCCTCATCGAGATGATCCACATCGATGAGGTAATATCCACCAAGCTGTTCCGTGGTCTCAGCAAACGGACCATCGGTGATCTCACGCTTACCGTTGCGAATGCGCAGGCTCGTAGCAGTGGAGATGGGCTGCAGTGGCGCTGACGACAATAGTTTGCCCTGCTCAGCCAATTCAGCACTGATGCGCGACGAATCCTCGACACACTGTTCATACTCTTCCTGAGTCCAGGCGTCTTCTTTTCCGTAAATCAACAGCATGTACTTCATGAGTCACCTCCTCCACAGCAAGCCCCGGAATAATCCGGAGCATCGGGCACGGACGGATCCCGAATGATCCAGGCCTGGTTGTTCATGGGGTTAAAAGGAAGTGACACGTGCTCGTGCACCACTTTCCAGTTCCCGCCGATTCGCCGAAAACAAAGCGTGATGCGAAGCCATGTCTGCGCGGAAGGATGCCCCTCCTCGTCCGTCACGATGTGATGCATGCCAAACGCAAAGGCCGTGTCCCCCTGCACGTGCACACTGACATCCCGATGCTCGGAACGAAAGGTCTCCGGAAAGAATGGCAGGCATTTTTCCCAGGTATCGCTGAGCGCTGCAGTCCCCTCCACTTTATAGGGAGGGATGGCGTCAAACACCACCACATCGCTAACATAGTTGGCCGTCAATCCCTGCGCGTTCTTCGCTTCGAGGGCGCTTGACCAGTCCGCGATCAGTCGGCGGATTTCGGCTTCATCCTTTGAAGAATTGGTATAGGTTGTATTCATGTATTTTCTCTTGGGTTCATCGATTCATTGAGCTTCCGGTCCGTCCGCCATCACCATCCACGGAACACCAAAGCGATCCGTAACCTGACCATAACTGGGTGACCAAAATGTTTTTGTCATCGGCATCTCAATGGTTCCTCCCGAAGCAAGCGCGTTGAAGAGTCGTTCTGCGTCCGCCACTTCCTTTGCGGACAACGCCAGTCGGAAACCACTGAAAGTGGACGCTTCATCGCATCCGTCCGAAGCCATCAGGTGAACATCGCCTATCTTGAATTCGGCATGCATGATTTTGGACTCAAATCCAGGTTCAATCATGCCCTCTGGCAAGGGTTCTGGGCTTTCGTTGAAGCGCATTTGAAATCCAATCTGCGCACCCAGGTGCTCCCGATAGAACTCCAATGCCTCTTCGCAGCGCCCACCCAAAAACAGATACGTGCGTAGGCTCGACCCCTGGCCTGCGACGGCATTTCTTTGAGCCTGGTCCTGCTTTTCCAATTCGCCAGTGGGATCCCACTGCGCGTAGTCGGCAGGTTCGTAGAGGGGACGAATTTCAATATCCGAATCCCCGGTCATGGGATTGGGGCAGCGTTTGACCCACTCCTTGGCTTCGTCCAGAGACTGCACTTCCCATATCCAGTATCCGGCTATCAATTCCTTGGTCTCCGCAAAGGGACCATCCTTTACCACTCGATCCGCTCCACTGAAATGCACGCGTGCACCGGCAGAGCTGGGTTTGAGGCCCTCACCATCCTTCATGATGCCT includes the following:
- a CDS encoding nuclear transport factor 2 family protein; amino-acid sequence: MNTTYTNSSKDEAEIRRLIADWSSALEAKNAQGLTANYVSDVVVFDAIPPYKVEGTAALSDTWEKCLPFFPETFRSEHRDVSVHVQGDTAFAFGMHHIVTDEEGHPSAQTWLRITLCFRRIGGNWKVVHEHVSLPFNPMNNQAWIIRDPSVPDAPDYSGACCGGGDS
- a CDS encoding YciI family protein produces the protein MKVMILVKATQDSENGVPPSPELMQAMGAFNDELIAAGIMKDGEGLKPSSAGARVHFSGADRVVKDGPFAETKELIAGYWIWEVQSLDEAKEWVKRCPNPMTGDSDIEIRPLYEPADYAQWDPTGELEKQDQAQRNAVAGQGSSLRTYLFLGGRCEEALEFYREHLGAQIGFQMRFNESPEPLPEGMIEPGFESKIMHAEFKIGDVHLMASDGCDEASTFSGFRLALSAKEVADAERLFNALASGGTIEMPMTKTFWSPSYGQVTDRFGVPWMVMADGPEAQ
- a CDS encoding YciI family protein, producing the protein MKYMLLIYGKEDAWTQEEYEQCVEDSSRISAELAEQGKLLSSAPLQPISTATSLRIRNGKREITDGPFAETTEQLGGYYLIDVDHLDEALAIASRLSPAKKGTIEIRPLAPVPGKMT